A stretch of the Amycolatopsis sp. BJA-103 genome encodes the following:
- a CDS encoding DUF742 domain-containing protein, with protein MDDGRLRGDGRLGDDFSGGWSERDDGREDWTSFRDRVDREWRSRRAQGSDNDPVSPDEASRWLTDSNAGQGPADFSVTDYRERLLGGPGAELFGGGSGPLYDSGEFAKFSFDKEEERRAAAADPLAAALPQQAQNEFVDEQYTTDVESSGLVRPYFRTRGRTKPTYDLAIEALISTSEQGRVLDRVRVPEHRSICDLCLDTRSVAEVAALLRLPLGVVRVLIGDVAGLGLVLVHTASQNVGDRPSIEFMERVLSGLRRI; from the coding sequence GTGGACGACGGGCGCTTGAGGGGCGATGGCCGGCTCGGTGACGACTTCTCCGGCGGGTGGTCGGAACGTGACGACGGCCGGGAGGACTGGACGTCCTTCCGGGACCGGGTCGACCGCGAATGGCGATCGCGACGGGCACAGGGGTCGGACAACGATCCCGTGTCCCCGGACGAGGCCTCCCGCTGGCTGACCGATTCGAACGCGGGACAGGGACCCGCCGATTTCAGCGTCACGGACTACCGGGAACGCCTGCTCGGCGGCCCCGGGGCGGAACTGTTCGGTGGTGGCAGCGGTCCGCTGTACGACTCGGGCGAGTTCGCCAAGTTCTCCTTCGACAAGGAGGAGGAGCGCCGGGCGGCCGCGGCCGACCCGCTCGCCGCGGCGTTGCCGCAGCAGGCGCAGAACGAGTTCGTCGACGAGCAGTACACCACCGACGTCGAATCCTCCGGCCTGGTCCGGCCGTACTTCCGCACGCGGGGACGGACCAAGCCGACGTACGACCTTGCCATCGAGGCGTTGATCTCGACCAGCGAACAGGGACGTGTGCTCGATCGGGTACGCGTCCCCGAACACCGGTCGATCTGCGACCTTTGCCTGGACACCCGGTCCGTCGCCGAAGTCGCGGCGCTGTTGCGCCTGCCGCTCGGCGTGGTCCGGGTGCTGATCGGAGACGTGGCCGGCCTCGGCCTGGTCCTGGTGCACACCGCCAGCCAGAACGTGGGTGACCGGCCCAGTATCGAGTTCATGGAGAGGGTGCTCAGTGGGCTTCGGAGAATTTGA
- a CDS encoding roadblock/LC7 domain-containing protein yields MQPGGPAQPGGQAQGRGHTSSFAWLITDFVHRVPGAAHAVVVSADGLLLASSKGLPKDRADQLAAVSSGLTSLARGAAKVFEGGTVAQTVVEMANGFLFLMSVSDGSCLAVLGSPESDIGLVVYEMTLLVERVGQQLTPEMRAQLQGASVRR; encoded by the coding sequence ATGCAGCCGGGCGGTCCGGCGCAGCCTGGCGGCCAGGCGCAGGGTAGAGGACACACGAGCAGCTTTGCCTGGCTGATCACGGATTTCGTGCACCGGGTCCCGGGCGCGGCGCATGCCGTGGTGGTGTCGGCGGACGGTTTGCTCCTGGCCTCCTCGAAGGGGCTCCCCAAGGACAGGGCCGACCAGCTCGCCGCCGTCTCGTCGGGGCTCACCAGCCTCGCGCGCGGTGCGGCCAAGGTGTTCGAAGGCGGCACGGTCGCGCAGACGGTGGTCGAGATGGCCAACGGCTTCCTCTTCCTGATGTCGGTGTCGGACGGGTCCTGCCTGGCGGTCCTCGGGTCGCCGGAGAGTGACATCGGCCTGGTCGTCTACGAGATGACCCTGCTGGTGGAACGCGTGGGACAACAGCTGACACCGGAGATGCGCGCGCAACTGCAGGGCGCGTCGGTCCGCCGCTGA
- a CDS encoding nitrate- and nitrite sensing domain-containing protein, translating into MGFPGPDEDDGGAAVPNEDTAGVGGTPARETGDGPGGKVAGSFLGLRNWRLRSKLAAVLIIPTLTALALGTLRVIDDGGEAARFQDTADQVAFADKITLVVHELQSERALAVANIAADDPSRQAGLDAQIAKVDRAVDDLRASANQINPDDQDTRDRYSRGLQRLDALRPLRGAMNTSLLGDTPVLIAYSGILDSLVQLGREVTTAVTDRDVLRLGVTVQAISESKEFIARGDAALLIASFRNAFPGDLFDQARSAVASGDASTAAFLANASPEQRQLYSDTFSGPEVDDRRRITTMAFSLHQQNVQPEIDNVALGNDSRVALDKLRAVETNLLGQLRAQADGLATDAINSAWIGGAIVLLALLAALFLMLVIARLMLRPLRVLRKTALDVAYTRLPETVQAILDDPDPVNASKRSVEPVPVTSRDEIGEVARSFDVVHAQAVKMAAEQALLRENVNGIFVNLSRRSQRLVERQLGVIDRLEADEQDPDHLASLFELDHLATRLRRNGESLLVLSGAGLAKSVPKPVPAADVIGAAVSEIEQYARIEIGIVPEVAVQGLTIHDLVHVLAELLDNATYFSEPETKVTVRAVITRKKALAIQVTDHGVGMTDERLAEVNTRLAEPPDLDVSVTRRMGLYVVARLARRHGIEVRLRENEDIEGGVIARVVVPAELLTQMRPGVRNTPPPPNRSETSMPSMPSMSEMSTSLPSIPASDRGLEMTPPPPSKPPSHQPVAQQGGLVPLDQPISLDDLVAGKNAAGPFLSPAAPVEESPAWPTADDISPTNGDGASSGTETQFASLVLPKREPRYVPVTPAEPTRQPEEPADTGKSALEDDVPTRRLPIYQSVLSRWFSEGDEAGGDQPTTYTEPVEPPGSDVPEQNRHGLDEPDEDVVEPAEEALPTRTPESVPPETVLQDNGWRSASDDGWQAAQVLYEDRNDEVTPAGLPKRVPNQYLVPGSIGGNEPKKEDSFADKTSGMPGTGAIARSATAARSRMASFQQGYKSGRHALKDRPLDALDDNGVPVTGRGADSPADDSSKE; encoded by the coding sequence ATGGGCTTTCCCGGCCCGGATGAAGATGATGGTGGTGCGGCGGTGCCGAACGAAGACACCGCGGGGGTGGGAGGGACCCCTGCGCGGGAAACCGGAGACGGTCCTGGCGGGAAGGTGGCCGGGTCGTTCCTGGGCCTGCGTAACTGGCGTCTGCGATCCAAGCTCGCAGCCGTCCTGATCATTCCGACGCTGACCGCGCTCGCGCTCGGCACCCTGCGCGTGATCGACGACGGCGGTGAGGCCGCCCGGTTCCAGGACACGGCCGACCAGGTCGCGTTCGCCGACAAGATCACGCTCGTGGTGCACGAGCTGCAGAGCGAACGCGCGCTCGCCGTCGCCAACATCGCCGCCGACGACCCGTCGCGCCAGGCCGGTCTCGACGCGCAGATCGCCAAGGTGGACCGCGCGGTCGACGATCTGCGGGCCTCGGCGAACCAGATCAACCCGGACGATCAGGACACGAGGGACCGCTACTCGCGTGGTCTGCAGCGGCTCGACGCCCTGCGCCCGCTGCGCGGCGCGATGAACACCTCGCTGCTGGGCGACACCCCTGTCCTCATCGCCTACTCCGGCATCCTCGACTCGCTGGTCCAGCTCGGCCGCGAGGTGACCACCGCGGTGACCGACCGCGACGTGCTCCGGCTCGGCGTCACCGTGCAGGCCATCAGTGAGAGCAAGGAGTTCATCGCCCGCGGTGACGCGGCGCTGCTGATCGCCTCCTTCCGCAACGCGTTCCCCGGCGACCTGTTCGACCAGGCCCGTTCGGCGGTGGCCAGCGGCGACGCCTCGACCGCTGCCTTCCTGGCCAACGCCAGCCCCGAACAGCGGCAGCTCTACTCGGACACCTTCTCCGGTCCCGAGGTCGACGACCGCCGCCGGATCACCACGATGGCGTTCTCGCTGCACCAGCAGAACGTGCAGCCCGAGATCGACAACGTGGCGCTCGGCAACGACAGCCGGGTCGCGCTCGACAAGCTGCGCGCGGTCGAGACGAACCTGCTCGGCCAGCTGCGGGCACAGGCCGACGGCCTGGCCACCGACGCGATCAACTCGGCCTGGATCGGCGGCGCGATCGTGCTGCTGGCCCTGCTCGCGGCGCTGTTCCTGATGCTCGTCATCGCCCGCCTGATGCTGCGCCCGCTGCGGGTGCTGCGGAAGACGGCGCTCGACGTGGCGTACACACGACTGCCGGAAACCGTGCAAGCCATCCTGGACGACCCGGACCCGGTCAACGCCTCGAAGCGGTCGGTCGAGCCGGTGCCCGTCACCTCGCGTGACGAGATCGGTGAAGTGGCGCGGTCGTTCGACGTCGTCCACGCGCAGGCCGTCAAGATGGCCGCCGAGCAGGCCCTCCTGCGCGAGAACGTCAACGGCATCTTCGTGAACCTGTCCCGCCGGTCGCAACGGCTGGTGGAACGCCAGCTCGGCGTGATCGACCGGCTCGAGGCCGACGAGCAGGACCCGGACCACTTGGCCAGCCTGTTCGAACTCGACCACCTCGCCACGCGGCTGCGCCGCAACGGTGAAAGCCTCCTGGTGCTCTCGGGTGCCGGTCTCGCGAAGTCGGTGCCCAAGCCGGTGCCCGCCGCCGACGTCATCGGCGCCGCGGTCTCGGAGATCGAGCAGTACGCCCGGATCGAGATCGGGATCGTCCCCGAGGTCGCCGTCCAGGGCCTGACGATCCACGACCTCGTGCACGTGCTCGCGGAACTGCTGGACAACGCCACCTACTTCTCCGAGCCGGAGACGAAGGTGACCGTCCGCGCGGTGATCACCCGCAAGAAGGCGCTCGCCATCCAGGTCACCGACCACGGTGTCGGCATGACCGACGAGCGGCTCGCCGAGGTCAACACGCGACTCGCCGAACCGCCGGACCTGGACGTCTCGGTGACCCGGCGGATGGGCCTGTACGTGGTCGCGCGCCTGGCGCGCCGCCACGGCATCGAGGTCCGGCTCCGGGAGAACGAGGACATCGAAGGCGGCGTGATCGCGCGGGTCGTCGTGCCCGCCGAGCTGCTCACGCAGATGCGGCCCGGTGTGCGGAACACCCCGCCGCCGCCGAACCGCTCGGAAACGTCCATGCCGTCGATGCCCTCGATGTCCGAGATGTCGACCTCGCTGCCGAGCATCCCCGCTTCCGACCGCGGCCTGGAGATGACCCCGCCTCCGCCGTCGAAGCCGCCGTCACACCAGCCTGTCGCGCAGCAGGGCGGGCTCGTCCCGCTCGACCAGCCGATCAGCCTCGACGACCTCGTCGCGGGCAAGAACGCGGCAGGGCCGTTCCTCAGCCCCGCCGCCCCCGTGGAGGAAAGCCCGGCGTGGCCGACGGCGGACGACATCTCGCCGACGAACGGCGACGGTGCCTCCAGCGGCACGGAGACGCAGTTCGCGTCGCTCGTGCTGCCCAAGCGGGAGCCGCGCTACGTCCCGGTGACCCCGGCCGAGCCGACACGTCAGCCCGAGGAGCCCGCGGACACGGGCAAGTCGGCGCTCGAGGACGACGTCCCGACCAGGCGGCTTCCGATCTACCAGTCGGTGCTCTCGCGCTGGTTCAGCGAAGGTGACGAGGCGGGCGGCGACCAGCCGACCACCTACACCGAGCCGGTCGAGCCGCCCGGATCGGACGTGCCCGAGCAGAACCGCCACGGCCTCGACGAGCCCGACGAAGACGTCGTCGAGCCCGCCGAAGAGGCGTTGCCCACTCGGACCCCGGAGAGTGTTCCGCCGGAGACGGTGCTCCAGGACAATGGCTGGCGCAGCGCGTCGGACGACGGCTGGCAGGCGGCGCAGGTCCTGTACGAAGACCGGAACGACGAGGTCACCCCGGCCGGCCTGCCCAAACGGGTGCCGAACCAGTATCTCGTCCCCGGTTCGATCGGCGGGAACGAGCCGAAGAAGGAAGACTCGTTCGCCGACAAGACTTCCGGAATGCCGGGAACGGGTGCGATAGCCCGCTCGGCGACGGCGGCTCGAAGCCGGATGGCAAGCTTCCAGCAGGGTTACAAGTCGGGACGGCACGCGTTGAAGGACCGCCCGCTCGATGCGCTGGATGACAACGGCGTTCCGGTGACTGGCAGGGGTGCGGATTCCCCTGCCGATGACAGCAGTAAGGAGTGA
- a CDS encoding ABC transporter substrate-binding protein encodes MSTIDTASLRLAQDGGYFKAEGLDVELVEAATGQISLTKLIGSEVDVAYASYTPFFIAMSKGTADIKLVSDASSAGPKSTAIIAMPNSSVRGINDLAGKKIGIFAPNTVSDTLTKSVMKDHGVDFSKVQWVPVQPPNMAAALKNGDIDAGFLTEPFITQAAKQAGTVPIVDTATGATQDFPTAGYGALGKFTTENPKTVAAFQRAMQKATRDAADRSKIEPLLVKYAKIDQDTAALTTLLTFQSTLDPRRIQRVPDLLLQMGAIQSKIDVGPMIAEQTTS; translated from the coding sequence ATGTCGACCATCGACACCGCGTCGCTGCGCCTGGCACAGGACGGCGGGTACTTCAAGGCGGAAGGCCTGGACGTCGAGCTTGTCGAAGCCGCCACCGGCCAGATCTCGCTGACCAAGCTGATCGGCAGCGAGGTCGACGTCGCCTACGCCAGCTACACCCCGTTCTTCATCGCGATGAGCAAGGGCACCGCCGACATCAAGCTGGTCTCCGACGCCTCGTCCGCCGGTCCCAAGAGCACGGCGATCATCGCCATGCCGAACTCGTCGGTGCGCGGCATCAACGACCTGGCCGGGAAGAAGATCGGCATCTTCGCGCCGAACACGGTGTCCGACACCCTCACCAAGTCGGTGATGAAAGACCACGGCGTCGACTTCAGCAAGGTCCAGTGGGTACCGGTCCAGCCGCCGAACATGGCGGCCGCGCTCAAGAACGGCGACATCGACGCCGGCTTCCTGACCGAACCGTTCATCACGCAGGCCGCGAAGCAGGCGGGCACGGTCCCGATCGTGGACACCGCCACCGGCGCGACACAGGACTTCCCCACTGCCGGCTACGGCGCTCTCGGCAAGTTCACCACCGAGAACCCGAAAACCGTGGCCGCCTTCCAGCGCGCCATGCAGAAGGCGACCCGCGACGCGGCCGACCGCTCGAAGATCGAGCCGCTGCTGGTCAAGTACGCCAAGATCGACCAGGACACCGCCGCGCTGACCACGCTGCTGACGTTCCAGTCCACCCTGGACCCCCGCCGCATCCAGCGGGTCCCGGACCTGCTCCTGCAGATGGGCGCGATCCAGAGCAAGATCGACGTCGGCCCGATGATCGCGGAACAGACCACGAGTTGA
- a CDS encoding ABC transporter substrate-binding protein translates to MLATLGACGALGGEDSSKAAGGDGALEKPKIKVALLPVVDLAPLRLAQEAGYFKAEGLEVEAVDAPSGQASMTKMIGGEVDIAFSTYMPFFLAKSKGAADIRLVADAVSASPKSNAVVTVPASPVKTINDLAGKKIAITDKNTASHLLTVSVMKDHGVDTSKVQWVPMALPNIVAALSSGQVDAGYLPEPFLTQASKVAGATPVVDIATGATQDFPLAGFGSLGSFVDKNPKTLAAFQRAMAKAVRDSADRSKLEPLIVKYAKVDAETASLLTLPTFGSTLDPRRLQRVPDLLLQTGVLTTKLDAAPMLSPQAG, encoded by the coding sequence ATGTTGGCCACATTGGGCGCTTGTGGTGCCCTCGGGGGCGAGGATTCGTCCAAGGCGGCCGGCGGCGACGGTGCGCTGGAGAAGCCGAAGATCAAGGTGGCCCTGCTGCCCGTCGTCGACCTCGCGCCGCTGCGGCTGGCGCAGGAAGCCGGCTACTTCAAGGCCGAAGGTCTCGAGGTCGAAGCGGTCGACGCCCCCAGCGGTCAGGCTTCGATGACCAAGATGATCGGTGGCGAGGTCGACATCGCCTTCTCCACCTACATGCCGTTCTTCCTCGCGAAGAGCAAGGGCGCGGCCGACATCCGGCTCGTCGCCGACGCCGTCTCCGCCAGCCCCAAGAGCAACGCGGTCGTCACGGTGCCGGCCTCGCCGGTCAAGACGATCAACGACCTCGCGGGCAAGAAGATCGCCATCACCGACAAGAACACCGCCTCGCACCTGCTCACCGTCTCGGTGATGAAGGACCACGGCGTCGACACCAGCAAGGTGCAGTGGGTGCCGATGGCGCTGCCGAACATCGTCGCCGCGCTCTCTTCGGGCCAGGTCGACGCGGGCTACCTGCCCGAGCCGTTCCTGACCCAGGCCTCCAAGGTGGCGGGCGCGACCCCGGTCGTCGACATCGCGACCGGTGCCACCCAGGACTTCCCCCTGGCGGGCTTCGGCTCGCTCGGCTCCTTCGTGGACAAGAACCCCAAGACGCTGGCCGCGTTCCAGCGCGCGATGGCCAAGGCCGTGCGCGACTCGGCCGACCGCTCCAAGCTCGAACCGCTGATCGTCAAGTACGCCAAGGTCGACGCCGAAACCGCGTCACTGCTCACGCTGCCGACGTTCGGGTCCACCCTGGACCCGCGGCGCCTGCAGCGCGTACCGGATCTGCTGCTGCAGACCGGGGTGCTGACGACCAAGCTCGATGCCGCCCCGATGCTCTCCCCTCAAGCTGGATAA